Proteins from a single region of Dictyostelium discoideum AX4 chromosome 5 chromosome, whole genome shotgun sequence:
- a CDS encoding winged helix DNA-binding domain-containing protein codes for MLDEILAKALREIATNCSFGCTSEDLWYHLNDTELSNGTKIKLTEQTKRYIHRLLLNHKSIKLKENPLYKPENEQQKQQQQQSQQQTQDVEMGDDDEILSSQQQPQQSSQQQQQQQQTQQSQQSSQQTINLSTPIKATPTRLPTPKKFTPRKFLGNGSIEDGGYISDNEDYNEQDEFENGDRSKKKEVIIFKSSTPIRTSVRDWVAGGAISTILTPKKNDNNNNNENNENNNNVNNNKTNKNEINDNDIKQINKSPYLEISQRYVYVADTYNQSLAVGIPYDQLNKISQIQWRILERVSQSRFEGSIVRDLSQEFNIDPRCIFPPIKDLCLKGVIEKVEVMGTQSASGIAISTGRLFLKKYYRPRYFSLDDKEGFKPKFYFKAAFLRYLEIEPSHILSMKDIEKKFNISPTTFKRVKKWLFENDFISQETRGNSLIIKLEIGLGEKFWNLVENGGGNGDDEDGDSSSTPKKPTTPTSAKKSKNTPGKGNGGGGGEDDEDEDEGEELSLVGLSSSSKLIMEQPIYQQVFNMIRQADTDGITAKEICIKCGELSRKFVAHVLKTLIISYRVKIVPETVGRQLTYRIFADTADMLPKDNQLTTEEDPNLLHRDINTPISRFNGRLLNYEDLISESNRVYNEILNNDKEIIKAIENGVVDNQEANNNNNNNTQENNNNNNNNDDGSSTQESKKKRKKNKQLEYDIKKEVEERVLVESDDDTTITTVIQGSLPTPAKRSMPQTVLFSQRKESVYNRIREARGCVLWTLLLHQHNIGDTSMDNKTLKRIIDILIIEKMVGLIRLYTQSLKGSHRKIFFVYDAQNYRLDDVEIMEIIETIKDIPSNRVLKSNLSGSYQNLNNENNPYSYLKNRNRNRSIKNNNNNNNDNNDEDDNNNNNNNNDSDEDDNGNHFVRDAYEDDNQRLDLVIKNSIEKPLFTVHARSRSIASRYGFVKGLVIRSKLLHQFIWSFAVKFTNGSLHRNNGVNTENKTKSNDIEMKEGSPSSTTSTTATDNNNNNNNEVKDESNLQLVLYKEVLNESTRIFLNLLLKYLPIDDYLKIVSQNIEIPGLDEHIKKGTLIIDLPKPIKNSLFQSGKFFAKISDMVSLLNRLGLISKGFTYGYTEYTFHRDIQLLFDNGSIKKYNFNSFEQLKLYWSDLQFLSLLPRDRNSSQPPPDDFICNKIPALYNILLWGVPKDQLTDSTKQQLYKIFTDKKSHSKEEIKQLARDFNVSGYKVLTFYRKVAKEKLEQKRKRKANGEKNEGDESGTDSDDDSDNGGDDENDEDGKDDSIFKKKGIRKRGTRPKTTISLLSKSAKEKRDQIKKNFQPYRRFKWSPLEDSVLLKTYTEVFGNFFKTIPEGAKNHTNSEYYITPSGIPSMLNPLWDQLGEQIDKNGTLCYRRMFLLVKKYPSYKTFHKSSDQMADLPSTILEFNSMFNTSIPKNTNLETFEKSKFDSVSESMMKDKIFFLISMPEDDYSYNLSIKMIGSQNDQISKKDSNRVMDGLYYDKIIKNVKSKSTERSIGFCIQKILYKVNSYNREFLDENRVFLSMIKEYPIVNDHTAAAASKQQIFSKVGITNNGDEDDVQLFEYDPLTSGGSVSSMLYLLTNNKVSPNILIKSTFDPKLEKAPKLRDASNQRLESIVNKIGVSYKLQDYIDYSYIENERKRAINPDVIGINDPLSTEKLKFQEIFKSSNNNNNNNNNNNNNNKNDDNDKEDDNENSKRRKTDESTTTTTTTMNDKELILNEFENKFISEEFKELFKLKIEKIIDISDRTGKFIGWFCLMVQEVFKIIKSKNVNGAKRIEIINHLISNSDSNEILQKLIHYDDSSKLIIKLNQSNNQDGDVDNNNIDDEQKINNSQEQKEEEYIIDHSQYIYQNLLNYILELKSLGIVDTHFTFHHKIYVAKEFFMDSLIPIFYTLHQQYLKDNNLNDVDNNNNNQTDVEQQQQQQNQQQLKPFVDLSYKQKKLIKPWIDVFGKVNRSQFNKMFFDFLTNVNLYPGSTLEKITHRLQRYSPAMLKEVAVILQSLDYLSINEFELKPPTLFSNGSFVTKPFNQFNDGCVDLIFNPKPKFFNLQSDFSIYLLTEDF; via the exons atgttAGATGAAATATTGGCCAAGGCATTAAGAGAAATTGCCACCAATTGTTCATTTGGATGCACATCTGAGGATTTATGGTATCATTTAAACGATACAGAACTCTCAAATggtacaaaaattaaattaacagAACAAACAAAGAGATATATTCATaggttattattaaatcataaatcaattaaattaaaggAAAATCCATTATATAAACCTGAAaatgaacaacaaaaacaacaacaacaacaatcacaacaacaaacccAAGATGTTGAAAtgggtgatgatgatgaaattctatcttcacaacaacaaccacaacaatcttcacaacaacaacaacaacaacaacaaacacaacaatcacaacaatctTCACAACAAACTATTAACCTATCAACACCAATTAAAGCAACACCAACTAGATTACCAACTCCAAAGAAATTTACACCAAGAAAATTCTTAGGAAATGGTAGTATTGAAGATGGTGGTTATATtagtgataatgaagatTACAATGAACaagatgaatttgaaaatggtgatagatcaaaaaagaaagaagttattatttttaaatcttcaacACCTATTAGAACCTCTGTTAGAGATTGGGTAGCTGGTGGTGCAATTAGTACTATATTAACTCCAAAGAagaatgataataataataataatgaaaataatgaaaataacaataatgttaataataataaaacaaataagaatgaaattaatgataatgatatcaaacaaattaataaatcaccaTATTTAGAAATCTCTCAAAGATATGTTTATGTTGCAGATACTTATAATCAATCACTTGCAGTTGGTATACCAtatgatcaattaaataaaatatcacaAATTCAATGGAGAATTTTAGAAAGAGTTTCACAATCTAGATTTGAAGGTTCAATCGTTAGAGATCTTTCACaagaatttaatattgatcCACGTTGTATATTTCCaccaattaaagatttatgTTTAAAAGGAGTTAT tgaaaaagTAGAAGTTATGGGTACACAGAGTGCATCAGGTATTGCGATATCAACTGgtagattatttttaaagaaatattatAGACCAAGATATTTTTCATTAGATGATAAGGAAGGATTTAAACCaaaattctattttaaaGCAGcatttttaagatatttagAAATTGAACCATCTCATATATTATCAATGaaagatattgaaaagaAGTTTAATATTTCACCAACAACATTTAAAAGAGTAAAGAAATggttatttgaaaatgatttcattTCACAAGAAACTAGAGGTAATTCACTCATAATTAAATTAGAGATTGGTTTAGGTGAAAAGTTTTGGAATTTAGTTgaaaatggtggtggtaatggtgatgatgaagatggtgaTTCTTCAAGCACACCAAAgaaaccaacaacaccaacaagtgcaaagaaatcaaagaatACACCTGGTAAaggtaatggtggtggtggtggtgaggATGATGAGGATGAGGATGAAGGTGAAGAATTATCATTGGTTggtttatcatcatcttcaaaattaattatggAACAACCAATTTATCAACAGGTTTTTAATATGATTAGACAAGCAGATACTGATGGTATAACAGCAAAAGAGATTTGTATTAAATGTGGTGAATTATCTCGTAAATTCGTTGCACATGTActtaaaactttaattatTTCCTATAGAGTTAAAATTGTACCAGAAACAGTGGGTAGACAATTAACCTATAGAATCTTTGCAGATACAGCTGATATGTTACCAAAAGATAATCAACTAACAACTGAAGAAGATCCAAATTTATTACATAGAGATATTAATACACCAATCTCAAGATTTAATGGTCGTCTTTTAAATTATGAAGATTTAATATCTGAAAGTAATAGAGTTTATAATGAAATtcttaataatgataaagaaataataaaagcaattgaaaatggtgttgttgataatcaagaagctaataataataataataataatactcaagaaaataataataataataataataatgatgatggtagTTCTACTCaagaaagtaaaaaaaaaagaaaaaaaaataaacaactagagtatgatattaaaaaagaagttGAGGAAAGAGTTTTAGTTGAATCAGATGATGATACAACTATAACAACAGTGATTCAAGGATCATTACCAACACCAGCAAAGAGATCAATGCCACAAACCGTTTTGTTTTCACAACGTAAAGAATCAGTTTATAATCGTATTAGGGAAGCACGTGGTTGTGTCCTATGGACATTGTTATTACATCAACATAATATAGGTGATACTTCAATGGATAATAAAACTTTGAAAAGAATTATCGACATATTAATCATTGAGAAAATGGTTGGTTTAATTAGATTATACACTCAATCACTTAAAGGATCTCATAGAAAGATATTCTTTGTTTATGATGCTCAAAATTATAGATTAGATGATGTTGAAATCATGGAAATCATTGAAACCATTAAAGATATTCCATCAAATAGagtattaaaatcaaatttatctgGTAgttatcaaaatttaaataatgaaaataatccatatagttatttaaaaaatagaaatagaaatagatcaataaaaaataataataacaataataatgataataatgatgaagatgataataataataataataataataatgatagtgatgaagatgataatggtAACCATTTTGTACGTGATGCttatgaagatgataatcAACGTTTAGATTTAGTAATTaagaattcaattgaaaaaccaTTATTTACAGTACATGCTCGTTCAAGATCAATTGCATCAAGATATGGTTTCGTTAAAGGTTTAGTCATTCGttctaaattattacatCAATTCATTTGGTCATTCGCtgttaaatttacaaatggTTCCTTACATAGAAATAATGGTGTTAATactgaaaataaaacaaaaagtaatgatattgaaatgAAAGAAggatcaccatcatcaacaacatcaacaacagcaacagataataataataataataataatgaagttaAAGATGAAAGTAATTTACAATTGGTATTATATAAAGAAGTATTAAATGAATCAACtagaatatttttaaatttattattaaaatatttaccaattgatgattatttaaagattgtTTCACAAAATATAGAGATACCAGGATTGGATGAACATATTAAAAAGGGTacattaattattgatttaccAAAGCCAATAAAGAATTCATTGTTTCAATCGGGTAAATTCTTTGCAAAGATCTCTGATATGGTATCATTATTGAATAGATTGGGTTTGATTTCAAAAGGTTTTACTTATGGTTATACAGAGTACACTTTTCATAGAGATATTCAATTACTCTTTGATAATGGTTCAATAAAGAAATACAATTTCAATTCATTTGAACAATTGAAACTTTATTGGTCAGATTTACAATTCCTTTCATTGTTACCAAGAGATAGAAACAGTTCGCAACCACCACCAGATGATTTCATTTGTAATAAAATTCCAGCATTATATAATATCCTATTATGGGGTGTACCAAAGGATCAATTGACCGATTCAACTAAACAACAATTGTATAAAATTTTCACCGATAAAAAATCACATTCAAAAGAGGAAATTAAACAGTTGGCTAGAGATTTCAATGTTTCAGGTTACAAAGTTTTAACATTCTATAGAAAAGTTGCAAAAGAAAAGTTGgaacaaaaaagaaaaagaaaagcaAATGGTGAAAAGAATGAAGGTGATGAAAGTGGTACTGATAGTGATGACGATAGTGACAacggtggtgatgatgaaaatgatgaagatggtaaagatgattcaattttcaaaaagaaAGGTATTAGAAAAAGAGGTACTAGaccaaaaacaacaattagtTTACTTAGTAAATCtgcaaaagaaaaaagagatCAAATTAAGAAAAATTTCCAACCATATCGTAGATTTAAATGGAGTCCATTGGAAGATTCTGTACTTTTAAAAACTTATACTGAAGTATTTggtaacttttttaaaacaattccAGAAGGTGCTAAAAATCATACCAATAGTGAATACTATATCACACCATCGGGTATTCCATCAATGTTGAATCCTCTTTGGGACCAATTGGGTGAACAAATCGATAAAAATGGTACACTTTGTTATAGAAGAATGTTCTTGTTGGTAAAGAAATATCCATCCTATAAAACATTCCATAAATCAAGTGATCAAATGGCAGATTTACCCTCAACTATCCTCGAATTCAATTCAATGTTCAATACAAGTATACCAAAGAATACAAATTTAGAAACCTTTGAAAAGAGTAAATTCGATTCAGTTTCGGAATCAATGATGAAGgataaaatctttttcttgATTTCAATGCCTGAAGATGATTATTCCTACAATCTTAGTATTAAAATGATTGGTTCTCAAAATGATCAAATAAGTAAAAAGGATTCAAATAGAGTTATGGATGGTTTGTATTATGATAAAATCATAAAGAATGTTAAATCCAAATCAACTGAACGTTCAATTGGTTTTTGTATTCAAAAGATTCTTTACAAAGTAAATAGTTACAATAGGGAATTCCTTGATGAAAATCGTGTTTTCCTTTCAATGATTAAAGAATATCCAATTGTAAATGATCATACTGCTGCTGCTGCTAGTAAACAACAAATTTTTAGTAAAGTTGGTATCACTAACAATGGTGATGAGGATGATGTTCAATTATTCGAATATGATCCATTAACAAGTGGTGGATCTGTCTCTTCAATGTTATACCTTTTAACCAATAACAAAGTTTcaccaaatattttaattaaatcaacatttGATCCAAAACTTGAAAAAGCTCCAAAACTTAGAGATGCTTCAAATCAACGTTTAGAATCtattgttaataaaattggtgTATCCTATAAACTTCAAGATTATATAGATTATTCctatattgaaaatgaaagaaaAAGAGCAATTAATCCTGATGTTATTGGTATAAATGATCCATTATCaactgaaaaattaaaattccaagaaatctttaaatcatcaaataataataataataataataataataataataataataataaaaatgatgataatgataaagaagatgataatgaaaatagtaaaagaagaaaaacaGATGaatcaactacaactacaactacaacaatgaatgataaagaattaattttaaatgaatttgaaaataaattcatttcagaagaatttaaagaattatttaaattaaagattgaaaaaattattgatatttcaGATAGAACTGGTAAATTCATTGGTTGGTTTTGTTTAATGGTTCAAGaagttttcaaaattatcaaaagtaAAAATGTTAATGGTGCAAAGAGAATTGAAATcattaatcatttaatttcaaattcagaTTCTAATGAAAttcttcaaaaattaattcattatgaTGATTCtagtaaattaataataaagttaaatcaatcaaataatcaagatggcgatgttgataataataatattgatgatgaacaaaaaattaataatagtcaaGAACAAAAAGAAGAGGAATATATCATTGATCATTCACAAtatatttatcaaaatttattaaactatattttagaattaaaatcattaggTATTGTTGATACTCATTTCACATTCCACCATAAAATTTATGTCGCAAAAGAATTTTTCATGGACTCTTTAATACCTATATTTTATACTTTACATCAACAATATCTcaaagataataatttaaatgatgttgataataataataataatcaaactgatgttgaacaacaacaacaacaacaaaaccaacaacaacttaaaccatttgttgatttaagttataaacaaaagaaattgattaAACCTTGGATTGATGTTTTTGGTAAAGTTAATAGAAGTCAATTCAATAAGATGTTTTTCGATTTCCTAACAAATGTAAATTTATACCCAGGTTCAACTTTAGAGAAAATCACTCATAGACTTCAAAGATATTCTCCTGCAATGTTAAAAGAAGTTGCTGTCATCTTACAATCCTTAGATTACCTTTCgattaatgaatttgaattaaaaccTCCAACTTTATTCTCTAATGGTTCTTTTGTCACTAAACCtttcaatcaatttaatgatggttgtgttgatttaatttttaatccaaaaccaaaattctttaatcttCAATcagatttttcaatttatcttttaactgaagatttttaa
- a CDS encoding B-box zinc finger-containing protein has translation MLRSTDFWKDEGETSLMLQEKGFIKSEGIENIFERTSKWFELVGLKKEEIKIVEFSTDEPERIFVLDAERTFSNDINKKKLVKILTHLKKEFGDYQQGLSFVASFLMLTMDESENVALMTKINSMLPGYWKHEAIDFGTSAFTLYHILQQTHPSITKHLENNCIDAGTFCQKWFLGLCVHLLPFRYLFQFFEKFLVGGVEYLYKFSLALFTVLEKRILDAKNPQVIFAILRLDESEIKDEEIFQQILDKSDTIDISTFDLKEISKDVYERNLKKRIESAHKVHANVEEIEDCQWCLDNFPEFYCLECKQLVCQDCLDDTPTGPNETHQEDSHTLISMEEYENDRDKYKQPKSTTTTTVEKLTKDLEDLKV, from the exons atgttaaGATCAACTGATTTTTGGAAAGATGAAGGTGAAACCAGTTTAATGTTACAAGAAAAAGGTTTCATTAAATCAGAAGGTATTGAAAAT attttTGAAAGAACATCAAAATGGTTTGAATTAGTTGGTTTAAAgaaagaagaaattaaaatcgTTGAGTTTTCAACTGACGAACCAGAACGTATCTTTGTATTAGATGCTGAAAGAACTTTCTCAAATGATATtaacaaaaagaaattagttaaaattttaacccacttaaaaaaaga atTTGGAGATTATCAACAAGGTTTATCATTTGTTGCAAGTTTCTTAATGTTAACAATGGATGAAAGTGAAAATGTTGCATTAATgactaaaattaattcaatgtTACCAGGTTATTGGAAACATGAAGCAATTGACTTTGGTACAAGTGCTTTCACTTTATATCATATCTTACAACAAACTCATCCATct attacaaaacatttagaaaataattgtATTGATGCAGGTACATTTTGTCAAAAATGGTTTTTAGGTTTATGTGTTcatttattaccatttagatatttattccaattttttgaaaagtttttagttggtggtgttgaATATTTATACAAGTTTTCATTGGCATTGTTTACAGTATTAGAAAAGAGAATTTTAGATGCAAAGAATCCACAAGTGATCTTTGCAATTTTACGTTTGGATGAAAGTGAAATCAAAGATGAAGAGATTTTCCAACAAATTCTCGATAAATCTGATACTATCGATATTTCTACCTTTGATTTAAAGGAGATCAGTAAGGATGTCTATGAACGTAACTTAAAGAAACGTATTGAAAGTGCTCATAAGGTTCATGCCAATGTCGAAGAGATTGAAGATTGTCAATGGTGTCTTGATAATTTCCCAGAGTTTTATTGTTTAGAGTGTAAACAACTCGTTTGTCAAGATTGTTTAGATGATACTCCAACCGGTCCAAATGAAACTCATCAAGAAGATTCTCATACTCTTATCTCTATGGAAGAGTATGAAAATGATAGAGATAAATATAAACAACCAAAATCAACCACTACAACTACTgttgaaaaattaacaaaagatttagaagacttaaaagtttaa
- a CDS encoding hypothetical protein (Similar to Dictyostelium discoideum (Slime mold). CIGB protein) produces the protein MDNNNNPNNNNPNNNNNNNNNDYNKCHYHPTNEINLICLEAECKLMPCCVACMSISGKHHRHSFDLVNNCISKIIDNFKKIYPNISKRINDYKELSEKSNSIHSNSKLDFYKNIALNDKVFANLINTLSSIQRNIKNELQTNQDKNYELNSNESLLITNNSQILSNILNNVSIDHLDDSINNDNNDNINLVKYYQQSLEVLNDEIIEIDYQNSLLTFDLQLIEELKENFKKIYSINQSDNINIEDEEEEEDEKFKIGIDENGNGFVKNENKKYYIYSENSEQEDKDSVAFGEDCGNLLNIRSNRVLKNVMLLDGFKESLGVGVLPDSIEYLEICDIKTPLVVGSIPSSVRTLVLNDGFSQPLEPGIIPSSVKSLDLHNIKNRLNVGSIPRSVENLVLNNGFNQPLLVDVVSLISDGVKFLTLHKIKSQLKVGSIPKTVKKLSIGDGFSQYLESGIVPNGVITLYINNIKQQLQIGSIPTSVKFATFGEGFSQLLSPGIIPKGVMMLFFYNIKCPLVIGSIPISVTWLTFYNGFNHSISPGIISKGVERLLLHDIKQPLEMGSIPTTVTHIVLEDGFKQALTPGIIPNSIKELTLKNVNLQLVEGSIPRQIPRIILNNFNESLENYNNNNKCSFHPNKNLELLCFNCKFIPCCMHCISQHGEHHGHKTNCIDSIETSNILKMMNLFKNDIIPKLKEIVENDKQIINKSENIYNEINQQYENNKILVTNEFKKFHTLIQINQLDIENQLRTTFDENTIIYTIINSSINNNNNYNINDDNNYGINIESIGNKLDNLNDTHLQYYFNFLFFIHPFFIIF, from the exons atggataataataataatccaaataataataatccaaataataataataataataataataatgattataataaatgtCATTATCATCCGActaatgaaataaatttaatttgtttagaAGCAGAGTGTAAATTAATGCCATGTTGTGTAGCTTGTATGTCAATTAGTGGGAAACATCATAGACATAGTTTTGATTTAGTTAATAATtgtatttcaaaaattattgataattttaaaaaaatatatccaaatatttcaaaaagaattaatgattataaagaattatcagaaaaatcaaattcgATTCATTCAAATTCTAAATtagatttttataaaaatattgctcttaatgataaagtttttgcaaatttaattaatacttTAAGTTCAATTcaaagaaatataaaaaatgaattacaaACAAATCAAGATAAAAATTATGAActaaattcaaatgaatctTTACTAATAACTAATAATAGTCAAAtactttcaaatattttaaataatgtctCAATTGATCATTTGgatgattcaattaataatgataataatgataatattaatttagttaaatattatcaacaatCTTTAGAagttttaaatgatgaaatcattgaaattgattatcAAAATTCTTTACTAACTTTCGATCTTCAACtaattgaagaattaaaagaaaattttaaaaaaatttattcaattaatcaatcagataatattaatattgaagatgaagaagaagaagaggatgaaaaatttaagattggaattgatgaaaatggCAATGGGTTTGTAAAGA atgaaaataaaaagtattatatttattcagAGAATAGTGAACAAGAAGATAAAGATTCAGTTGCATTTGGAGAAGATTgtggtaatttattaaacATTAGATCAAATAGAGTATTGAAGAATGTAATGTTGTTAGATGGATTTAAAGAGAGTTTAGGAGTTGGTGTATTACCAGATAGTATTGAATATTTGGAGATATGTGATATTAAAACACCTTTGGTGGTTGGATCAATACCATCAAGTGTAAGAACATTGGTATTAAATGATGGATTTAGTCAACCATTAGAACCTGGTATTATACCATCAAGTGTAAAAAGTTTAGATTTacataatattaaaaatcgATTAAATGTTGGTTCAATTCCAAGATCAGTTGaaaatttggttttaaataatggatTTAATCAACCACTTTTAGTTGATGTAGTATCGTTAATATCAGATGGtgtaaaatttttaacattacataaaattaaaagccAATTAAAGGTTGGCTCAATTCCAAAAACAGTAAAGAAATTAAGTATTGGTGATGGATTTTCACAATATTTGGAAAGTGGAATTGTTCCAAATGGTGTAATTacattatatattaataatattaaacaacAGTTACAAATTGGATCAATTCCAACTTCTGTAAAATTTGCAACTTTTGGTGAAGGATTTAGTCAATTGCTTTCACCTGGCATTATTCCAAAGGGTGTAATGATGTTGTTTTTCTATAACATTAAATGTCCATTGGTTATTGGTTCAATTCCAATTTCAGTTACATGGCTAACTTTTTATAATGGTTTCAATCACTCAATATCACCTGGTATAATCAGTAAAGGTGTggaaagattattattacatgATATTAAACAACCATTAGAAATGGGTTCAATACCAACAACAGTAACTCACATCGTACTTGAAGATGGATTCAAACAAGCACTAACACCAGGAATCATtccaaattcaataaaagaattaactttaaaaaatgtaaatctTCAATTAGTTGAAGGTTCAATACCAAGACAAATTCCaagaattattttaaataattttaatgaatcattagaaaatt ataataacaataacaaatgTTCATTTcatccaaataaaaatttagaacttttatgttttaattgtaaatttattcCATGTTGTATGCACTGTATTTCTCAACATGGTGAACACCATGGTCATAAAACAAATTGTAtagattcaattgaaacatCAAATATTCTCaaaatgatgaatttatttaaaaatgatattattccaaaattaaaagaaatagttgaaaatgataaacaaataatcaataaatctgaaaatatttataatgaaattaatcaacaatatgaaaataataaaattttagtaACAAAcgaatttaaaaagtttcatacattaattcaaattaatcaattagatattgaaaatcaattaagAACAACATTTGATGAAAATACAATAAtatatactattattaattcatcaatcaataataataataattataatattaatgatgataataattatggTATTAATATAGAATCAATAGGTAATAAATTAGATAATCTCAATGATACTCACTTACAATATT attttaattttttattttttattcatcccttttttattatattttag